The Litchfieldia alkalitelluris genome has a window encoding:
- a CDS encoding metallophosphoesterase family protein has protein sequence MKALIVSDSHGLTNELIMIKERHKGTVDTMIHCGDSELNYQSEELEGFTKVRGNCDFDQHFPKEVVENLDDKKLFVTHGHLYNCKMTLLNLKYRAEELSANIVCFGHSHVAGTEVIDHILFINPGSIRLPRMRKERTYAILEIDDNNITVTFYDLNGEKVDLLTTEYTL, from the coding sequence ATGAAAGCACTAATCGTAAGTGATAGTCATGGACTTACAAATGAATTAATTATGATTAAAGAACGCCACAAAGGAACAGTGGATACAATGATTCATTGTGGAGATTCAGAACTAAATTATCAATCAGAAGAGTTAGAGGGTTTTACAAAAGTAAGAGGAAATTGTGATTTTGATCAACATTTTCCTAAAGAGGTCGTTGAAAATTTAGACGATAAGAAACTGTTTGTAACACATGGCCATCTCTATAATTGTAAAATGACTTTACTAAATCTTAAATACCGCGCCGAGGAATTATCAGCAAACATTGTTTGTTTTGGTCATTCACATGTTGCCGGTACGGAGGTTATTGATCATATTTTATTTATCAATCCAGGAAGTATTCGACTGCCACGAATGAGGAAAGAACGTACTTATGCTATATTAGAAATTGATGATAATAACATCACAGTAACTTTTTATGATTTAAATGGTGAAAAAGTTGATTTATTAACGACGGAATATACGTTATAA
- a CDS encoding MarR family winged helix-turn-helix transcriptional regulator, translating to MSTKEETVVNDQQVVADIEKSLRYIAAIIKQKGREILSNYTITTPQFIALQWLLEDGDMTIGELSNKMFLACSTTTDLVDRMEKSNLVMRVKDPNDRRVVRIHLLEEGERIIEEVIKKRQNYLSDVLSDFSAEDTQVFEKYLSKLHREMKED from the coding sequence ATGTCTACAAAAGAAGAAACAGTAGTTAATGATCAACAAGTTGTTGCAGATATCGAGAAATCATTACGCTATATTGCAGCCATAATCAAACAAAAGGGTCGCGAGATATTAAGTAATTATACTATTACTACACCACAATTTATTGCACTTCAATGGTTACTAGAAGATGGCGATATGACTATTGGTGAGTTATCAAATAAAATGTTTTTAGCTTGTAGTACAACGACTGATTTAGTGGATCGAATGGAGAAAAGTAATCTCGTGATGAGAGTAAAAGATCCAAACGATCGCCGAGTAGTAAGAATTCATCTACTCGAAGAAGGCGAACGTATTATTGAAGAGGTAATTAAGAAGAGGCAGAATTACCTGTCCGATGTGCTTTCTGATTTTAGTGCTGAAGATACACAAGTGTTTGAAAAGTATTTATCCAAACTACATCGAGAAATGAAAGAAGATTGA
- a CDS encoding GerMN domain-containing protein: MRVKTKYTVAATVLASSVLLSGCGLFGGDQGMEEIDPPQSETYTDEVETVDQEGTDTGAETENEAVTETISRELYLIDENGYVVSQSVNLPKTDGVAKQVLEYLVEGGPVSEILPNGFRAAIPQDTQVSVKMEGTTLIADFSKEFTEYSAEDEMKILQSITWTATQFENIEDVEIRVNGYKLEEMPVNGTPITETLSRADGINLDNSEVVDITNTKPITVYFIAENDGNEYYVPVTKRIEKSESDQVVAAVTELINGPGLSSNLLTDIHGEVELLDSSYADGKVTLDFNEAIFGSLDQKMISSHVLNTLVLSLTEQPGVESVSITVEGEEGIVNEEGTSVSEPVTRPESVNTGSF, translated from the coding sequence ATGCGAGTTAAAACAAAATACACAGTTGCTGCAACAGTTCTAGCGTCATCTGTTTTACTATCTGGTTGTGGATTATTTGGTGGAGATCAAGGGATGGAGGAAATTGATCCTCCACAAAGTGAAACATATACAGACGAAGTTGAAACAGTAGATCAAGAAGGAACAGATACAGGTGCTGAAACGGAGAATGAAGCAGTAACAGAAACAATCTCCCGTGAGCTGTACTTAATTGATGAAAATGGATATGTTGTTTCACAATCTGTTAATCTTCCAAAAACTGATGGTGTAGCAAAACAAGTATTAGAATATTTAGTAGAAGGCGGTCCAGTTAGTGAAATTCTTCCTAATGGATTTAGAGCTGCAATTCCACAAGATACGCAAGTATCTGTAAAGATGGAAGGTACTACACTTATTGCGGATTTTTCAAAGGAATTCACCGAGTACAGTGCTGAAGATGAAATGAAGATTTTACAATCAATCACATGGACGGCAACACAATTTGAGAACATTGAAGATGTTGAAATACGTGTAAATGGATATAAGCTAGAAGAAATGCCTGTTAACGGCACACCTATTACAGAAACTCTAAGCAGAGCTGATGGCATCAACTTAGATAACTCTGAAGTTGTTGATATCACTAATACAAAACCAATTACAGTGTACTTTATTGCTGAAAATGACGGGAACGAATACTATGTCCCAGTAACGAAGAGAATTGAAAAATCAGAATCAGATCAAGTAGTTGCAGCTGTAACAGAATTAATCAATGGACCAGGACTTTCTTCAAATCTTTTAACGGATATTCATGGTGAAGTTGAATTACTAGACTCTTCTTATGCAGATGGTAAAGTAACATTAGACTTCAATGAAGCAATCTTTGGTAGCCTTGACCAAAAGATGATTTCAAGCCATGTATTAAACACACTTGTCCTTTCACTAACAGAACAACCAGGTGTTGAAAGTGTATCAATCACAGTTGAAGGCGAAGAAGGCATTGTAAATGAAGAAGGTACTTCCGTATCAGAACCTGTTACACGCCCTGAAAGTGTCAATACTGGTAGTTTTTAA
- the ilvN gene encoding acetolactate synthase small subunit translates to MKRIITLTVNNRAGVLNRITGLFTKRHYNIESITVGHTEVEGISRMTFVIHTEEDAVVEQITKQLNKQIDVLKVMDITDQAIVARELALIKVVSTPSNRNEIYSLIEPFRATIIDVSKDSVVVQVTGESEKVEALIDLLRSYGIKEIARTGTTAFTRGTQKHSSNMKPYSIV, encoded by the coding sequence ATGAAACGAATCATTACATTAACCGTGAATAATCGTGCTGGTGTATTAAACCGAATCACAGGATTGTTTACAAAACGTCATTACAATATCGAAAGTATCACCGTAGGTCATACAGAGGTTGAAGGAATATCTAGAATGACGTTTGTTATTCATACAGAAGAAGATGCTGTAGTTGAGCAAATCACCAAGCAACTAAATAAACAAATTGATGTTTTAAAAGTGATGGATATTACAGATCAAGCAATTGTTGCTAGAGAGTTAGCATTAATAAAGGTAGTATCCACACCTTCTAATAGAAATGAAATATATAGCTTAATTGAACCTTTTCGCGCAACCATTATCGATGTTAGTAAGGATAGCGTAGTTGTTCAAGTTACTGGAGAATCTGAAAAGGTAGAGGCATTAATTGATTTGTTGAGATCTTACGGAATAAAAGAGATTGCTAGAACAGGAACGACGGCATTCACTCGAGGAACTCAAAAACATTCTTCAAACATGAAACCATATTCAATTGTTTAA
- a CDS encoding XTP/dITP diphosphatase — protein sequence MKDLIIATKNKGKVRDFKELFSSKGFTVKSLLDFPELADVDETGKTFIENAALKAEQISKELDCIVIADDSGLSIDALNGDPGVYSARYAGEHKSDADNIKKVLKQLEGVPEDKRNARFHCALALTIPEGETHIVEGTCEGMIAFEQKGEHGFGYDPIFYIPELNKTMAQLTSEEKNKISHRANALKKLEDKIKEIFK from the coding sequence ATGAAAGATTTAATTATTGCAACGAAAAATAAAGGAAAAGTTAGAGACTTTAAAGAACTTTTTTCCTCAAAGGGTTTTACGGTAAAGTCGCTATTAGATTTTCCTGAACTAGCGGATGTTGATGAAACAGGAAAAACTTTTATTGAAAATGCCGCTTTAAAAGCGGAACAGATCTCAAAGGAATTGGACTGTATTGTCATTGCTGATGACTCAGGCTTATCAATTGATGCGCTCAATGGTGATCCAGGTGTCTATTCAGCTCGTTATGCAGGTGAGCATAAAAGTGATGCTGACAATATAAAAAAAGTTCTGAAGCAGCTTGAAGGTGTGCCTGAAGATAAAAGAAATGCACGTTTCCACTGTGCCCTAGCTTTGACCATTCCAGAAGGAGAAACTCATATTGTTGAAGGTACTTGCGAAGGAATGATTGCTTTTGAACAGAAGGGTGAACATGGTTTTGGCTATGATCCGATTTTTTATATTCCTGAGCTTAATAAAACAATGGCGCAGCTTACCAGTGAAGAAAAAAACAAAATTAGCCATCGCGCTAATGCATTAAAAAAGCTTGAAGACAAGATTAAAGAAATTTTTAAATAA
- the rph gene encoding ribonuclease PH has product MRVDGRQTDELRPTHFELNYLKHPEGSVLVTVGDTKVICNASIEERIPPFLRGKGKGWINAEYSMLPRATEQRTIRESSKGKVTGRTMEIQRLIGRALRSIVDLEQLGERTIWIDCDVIQADGGTRTASITGAFVALVLACGKLYNDKKVSTFPITNFLAATSVGIDEEHGELLDLNYIEDSSARVDMNIIMTGSGEFVELQGTGEEATFSRTQLDQLLKLGEKGVRELISKQVEALGELSNLIGSEKR; this is encoded by the coding sequence ATGCGTGTAGACGGCCGTCAAACAGACGAACTTAGACCCACCCATTTCGAGCTAAACTATTTAAAACACCCAGAAGGCTCCGTACTTGTTACTGTAGGTGATACAAAAGTAATATGTAATGCAAGTATCGAAGAACGCATTCCCCCATTTCTACGAGGAAAAGGAAAAGGATGGATAAATGCAGAATACTCGATGTTACCAAGAGCCACAGAACAAAGGACAATACGTGAATCAAGTAAAGGGAAGGTTACAGGCCGTACGATGGAAATTCAGCGTCTCATTGGACGAGCTTTAAGATCAATCGTTGACCTTGAACAGTTGGGTGAACGGACGATATGGATTGATTGTGATGTCATTCAAGCAGATGGTGGGACAAGGACAGCTTCAATTACAGGAGCCTTTGTAGCGCTCGTACTAGCTTGTGGAAAGCTTTATAATGATAAAAAGGTATCAACCTTCCCAATTACAAATTTTTTAGCAGCAACCTCAGTTGGGATTGACGAAGAGCATGGCGAACTATTAGATTTAAATTACATAGAAGATTCTAGCGCAAGAGTAGATATGAATATCATTATGACTGGTTCAGGTGAGTTCGTAGAGCTCCAAGGGACAGGTGAAGAAGCAACCTTCTCACGAACTCAGTTAGACCAACTACTTAAACTTGGGGAAAAAGGTGTGCGAGAGCTTATTTCTAAGCAGGTGGAAGCATTAGGTGAGTTGTCAAACCTAATTGGTTCAGAAAAAAGGTGA
- the ilvB gene encoding acetolactate synthase large subunit, translating into MVLKAKVEGKNEASTTKMSGAEMLLESLKRENVEVIFGYPGGAVLPIYDKIYDAGIFHVLTRHEQGGIHAAEGYARISGKPGVVIATSGPGATNIVTGLTDAMIDSLPLVVFTGQVASSVIGTDAFQEADVMGITMPITKHSYQVRDVSEIPNIIKEAFYIATTGRPGPVLIDIPKDMAIIEGEFDYSKEINLPGYQPTVMPNHLQIRKLVEAVSQAKKPVILAGAGVLHGKAAEELKEYAEQQQLPVIHTLLGLGGFPADHPLFLGMAGMHGTYTANMAIYESDLLISIGARFDDRVTGNLAHFAPNATIAHIDIDPAEIGKVVTTKIPVVGDAKEVLSQLIHQDGKRGDNQEWLDQLASRKEEFPLCYHGSTEALKPQKLIELVYEYTDGEAIVTTDVGQHQMWTAQYYKFKKPNHWVTSGGLGTMGFGLPASIGAQLADRSATVVSIVGDGGFQMTSQELSVIHELNLPIKIMIVNNQSLGMVRQWQEIFYQGRYSHSILSNQPDFVKLADAYGIKGMKATTEEEAKQVLKEAIEFDGPVLMDFRVVPDENVYPMVAPGKGLHEMVGVKL; encoded by the coding sequence ATGGTATTGAAAGCAAAAGTGGAAGGAAAGAATGAAGCTTCAACTACAAAAATGAGCGGAGCCGAAATGCTCCTAGAATCACTAAAGAGAGAAAACGTTGAAGTCATCTTTGGCTATCCAGGAGGAGCTGTCCTACCAATTTATGACAAGATTTATGATGCAGGAATCTTTCATGTTTTAACTCGACACGAACAAGGAGGAATTCACGCTGCGGAAGGATATGCAAGAATTTCAGGGAAACCTGGAGTAGTTATTGCAACTTCTGGACCTGGGGCAACAAATATTGTAACTGGTTTAACCGATGCAATGATTGATTCCCTTCCACTTGTCGTATTTACAGGTCAGGTCGCATCTTCAGTCATTGGTACCGATGCTTTTCAAGAAGCTGATGTTATGGGAATAACAATGCCAATAACAAAACATAGCTACCAAGTGAGAGATGTTAGTGAAATCCCTAATATTATAAAAGAAGCATTTTACATTGCCACAACAGGGCGTCCTGGGCCAGTTTTAATAGATATTCCTAAAGATATGGCGATCATCGAGGGCGAATTTGATTATAGTAAGGAAATTAATCTTCCAGGCTATCAGCCAACCGTGATGCCTAATCATCTGCAAATTCGAAAGCTTGTTGAAGCTGTAAGTCAAGCGAAAAAGCCAGTCATCTTAGCTGGTGCAGGTGTATTACACGGCAAAGCTGCTGAGGAGTTAAAGGAATATGCTGAGCAACAACAGCTTCCAGTTATTCATACTTTACTTGGTTTAGGTGGCTTCCCGGCAGATCATCCTTTATTTTTAGGAATGGCTGGAATGCATGGAACATATACAGCCAACATGGCGATTTATGAAAGTGATTTATTAATCAGTATCGGAGCACGATTTGATGACCGAGTAACTGGGAACCTTGCACATTTTGCTCCAAACGCAACAATCGCACATATTGACATTGATCCAGCCGAAATTGGTAAGGTTGTTACAACGAAAATACCAGTTGTTGGTGATGCAAAGGAAGTTCTTAGTCAATTAATCCATCAGGATGGAAAACGTGGAGACAATCAAGAATGGTTAGATCAATTAGCCTCTAGAAAAGAGGAGTTCCCGCTTTGCTATCATGGCTCAACAGAGGCTTTAAAACCTCAGAAATTAATTGAACTAGTTTATGAGTACACCGATGGTGAAGCGATTGTCACAACTGATGTTGGTCAACATCAAATGTGGACTGCGCAATACTATAAATTCAAAAAGCCGAACCACTGGGTAACATCAGGTGGACTTGGAACAATGGGCTTCGGGCTACCAGCAAGTATAGGTGCTCAGCTTGCAGATCGTAGCGCAACAGTTGTATCAATAGTCGGTGATGGTGGATTCCAAATGACCTCACAAGAATTATCGGTTATTCATGAATTAAATCTACCAATCAAGATTATGATTGTGAACAATCAGTCGCTCGGAATGGTAAGGCAGTGGCAAGAGATATTCTATCAAGGCCGCTACTCTCATTCGATTCTGTCAAATCAACCAGATTTCGTTAAACTAGCCGACGCCTATGGAATCAAAGGGATGAAAGCGACAACTGAGGAAGAAGCAAAGCAAGTGTTAAAAGAAGCAATTGAGTTTGATGGCCCGGTATTAATGGATTTCAGAGTTGTGCCTGATGAAAATGTATATCCAATGGTCGCTCCAGGCAAAGGGCTTCATGAAATGGTAGGTGTAAAACTATGA
- the ilvC gene encoding ketol-acid reductoisomerase, with protein MTTKVYYNGDANDFALSNKKVAVIGYGSQGHAHTLNMRESGVDVIVGLRPGKSWDQAKNDGLAVYSVKEAVEQADVVMVLLPDEYQPKVYKEEIEPGLKPGNSLVFAHGFNIHFNQIVPPDFVDVFLVAPKGPGHLVRRTFVEGAGVPALFAIYQDVSGNAKEVALAYGKAIGSGRAGILETTFKEETETDLFGEQAVLCGGLTALVKAGFETLVEAGYQPEVAYFECLHELKLIVDLMYEGGMAEMRYSISDTAQWGDFVTGPRIVDDRVKAEMKEVLKDIQDGKFAKGWILENQANRPEFTAINNRENAHQIEEVGRKLRAMMPFVKSKQKKEVVGASAKN; from the coding sequence ATGACAACAAAAGTATATTATAACGGAGATGCAAATGATTTCGCTTTATCAAATAAAAAGGTAGCAGTTATCGGCTATGGTTCACAAGGGCATGCACATACATTAAATATGCGTGAAAGTGGAGTAGATGTAATCGTTGGTTTAAGACCAGGTAAATCTTGGGATCAAGCGAAAAATGATGGTTTAGCAGTTTATTCAGTAAAAGAAGCAGTTGAGCAAGCAGATGTAGTAATGGTTCTTTTACCAGATGAATATCAACCGAAAGTGTATAAAGAAGAAATCGAGCCAGGATTAAAACCAGGTAACTCATTAGTTTTTGCACATGGATTCAATATTCACTTCAATCAGATCGTTCCACCAGATTTCGTAGATGTTTTCTTAGTAGCACCAAAAGGACCTGGACACTTAGTACGTCGTACATTTGTTGAAGGCGCTGGTGTACCTGCATTATTTGCAATCTATCAAGATGTTTCCGGGAATGCAAAAGAAGTAGCTTTAGCTTATGGAAAAGCAATTGGTTCTGGTCGTGCAGGGATCTTAGAAACTACGTTCAAAGAAGAAACTGAAACAGATCTATTCGGAGAGCAAGCGGTACTTTGCGGAGGATTAACTGCTCTAGTAAAAGCAGGATTTGAAACATTAGTAGAAGCAGGATATCAACCAGAGGTTGCATACTTCGAGTGTTTACATGAGTTGAAATTAATCGTTGACCTTATGTATGAAGGTGGAATGGCTGAAATGCGCTATTCAATCTCGGATACAGCACAATGGGGTGACTTTGTAACAGGACCAAGAATCGTTGATGATCGTGTGAAAGCTGAAATGAAAGAAGTATTAAAAGATATTCAAGATGGTAAATTCGCTAAAGGTTGGATTTTAGAAAACCAAGCAAACCGTCCAGAATTCACTGCAATCAATAACCGTGAAAATGCACACCAAATTGAAGAGGTTGGAAGAAAGCTTCGTGCAATGATGCCATTCGTTAAATCGAAGCAAAAGAAAGAAGTGGTGGGTGCTAGTGCGAAAAATTAA
- the racE gene encoding glutamate racemase, with protein sequence MDRPIGVIDSGVGGLTVAKEIMRQLPNEEIIYLGDTLRCPYGPRPKDEVRQFTWELTNYLLSYDIKMLVIACNTATAFVLEEIQKELSIPVIGVINPGARTALKVTKNRHVGVIGTIGTIQSGAYEDALKAINRNIKVESLACPAFVPLVESGQYEGERSAAVVAESLVGLKDKKLDTLILGCTHYPLLRQTIQDYLGPKINLICSGDETAREVSTILSYSGLLNSTDGTREHLFLTTGEKEIFQKIASSWFEQPIINIRSVSL encoded by the coding sequence TTGGATAGACCAATCGGGGTAATTGACTCAGGTGTTGGCGGTTTAACTGTTGCAAAAGAAATTATGAGGCAGTTGCCGAACGAAGAAATTATATACTTAGGTGATACATTAAGATGTCCATATGGTCCTAGACCAAAAGATGAGGTTCGTCAATTCACATGGGAATTGACGAACTATTTATTGTCTTATGATATTAAAATGCTGGTTATTGCCTGTAATACAGCAACAGCATTTGTACTAGAAGAAATCCAAAAGGAACTAAGCATACCTGTAATAGGTGTTATTAATCCAGGTGCAAGAACTGCCTTAAAGGTAACAAAAAATCGCCATGTTGGTGTTATTGGAACAATAGGAACCATTCAAAGTGGTGCTTATGAAGATGCATTAAAAGCGATCAATCGGAATATTAAAGTTGAAAGCCTAGCATGTCCTGCATTTGTACCGCTTGTTGAAAGTGGCCAATACGAAGGTGAAAGATCAGCTGCTGTGGTGGCCGAATCACTTGTTGGGTTAAAAGATAAAAAGCTAGATACATTAATATTGGGATGTACCCATTATCCATTGTTGCGACAAACGATTCAGGATTATCTAGGTCCAAAGATCAACCTTATTTGTTCTGGTGATGAAACAGCGAGAGAGGTTAGTACGATTCTTTCCTATAGTGGATTGTTAAATTCGACCGATGGAACAAGGGAGCATTTATTTCTAACAACAGGGGAAAAAGAAATCTTCCAAAAAATTGCTAGTAGTTGGTTTGAACAACCGATTATTAACATTAGGTCTGTATCGTTATAA
- the ilvE gene encoding branched-chain-amino-acid transaminase, with protein sequence MSDQWIYLGDQFVKKEDAKISVYDHGFLYGDGVFEGIRVYDGNVFRMEDHMVRLYNSAKSILLTIPYSKEELTEIICETVAKNNYRDAYIRVVISRGVGDLGLDPYNCKKANVVIIVEPLAIFPKHLYETGLEIVTVASRRNRPDVLSPQVKSLNYLNNVLVRIEARLANVSEALMLNDQGYVAEGSADNVFILKGGKLLTPPAYVGALEGITRNAIMEIARELGYEVLEEPFTRHDVYTADEVFLTGTAAEVIAVVKVDGRVIGEGVPGEHTNALLNVFREKVVQDGVKVYELQNNANAV encoded by the coding sequence GTGAGTGATCAGTGGATCTACTTAGGTGACCAATTTGTAAAAAAAGAAGATGCCAAAATATCTGTCTATGACCACGGTTTTTTATATGGCGATGGGGTATTTGAAGGCATACGAGTATATGATGGGAATGTCTTCCGAATGGAAGATCATATGGTCCGATTGTATAACTCAGCAAAATCAATCCTTTTAACAATTCCTTATTCTAAGGAGGAGTTAACGGAAATTATTTGTGAAACAGTTGCCAAAAACAATTATCGAGATGCATACATTCGAGTAGTTATCTCTAGAGGTGTTGGTGACTTAGGATTAGATCCTTATAATTGCAAAAAAGCAAATGTGGTCATTATTGTAGAACCACTTGCTATCTTCCCGAAACATTTATACGAGACAGGACTTGAAATCGTGACAGTTGCATCAAGAAGAAACCGTCCAGATGTACTAAGTCCTCAAGTGAAATCACTGAATTATTTGAATAACGTATTAGTTCGAATTGAAGCACGATTAGCCAATGTGAGTGAAGCATTAATGCTAAATGATCAAGGTTATGTAGCTGAAGGTTCAGCTGATAATGTATTTATATTAAAAGGTGGAAAGCTTCTCACACCACCTGCTTATGTTGGAGCGCTTGAAGGGATCACCAGAAATGCGATTATGGAGATTGCGAGAGAGCTAGGATATGAAGTATTAGAAGAGCCATTCACAAGACATGATGTGTATACTGCTGATGAAGTATTCTTAACTGGAACTGCTGCAGAGGTAATTGCGGTTGTAAAGGTAGATGGAAGAGTCATTGGAGAAGGTGTACCTGGTGAACATACAAATGCACTGCTTAACGTCTTTAGGGAAAAAGTAGTTCAAGATGGTGTCAAAGTTTACGAACTTCAAAACAATGCCAATGCAGTATAA